The following coding sequences lie in one Isoptericola variabilis 225 genomic window:
- the gap gene encoding type I glyceraldehyde-3-phosphate dehydrogenase gives MTIRVGINGFGRIGRNFYRALVESGADVEVVGVNDLTDNKTLAHLLKYDTVLGRFPKSVDFDDENIIVDGVKIRALAERDPANLPWGELGADIVIESTGFFTDATKAKAHIDGGAKKVIISAPAKNEDATFVMGVNNDQYDPASHHIISNASCTTNCLAPLAKALNDSIGIERGLMTTIHAYTGDQNLQDGPHKDLRRARAAAMNIVPTSTGAAKAVALVLPELKGKLDGFAMRVPVITGSATDLTFEAPKEVTVEEVNAAVKAAAEGPLKGVLEYVEDELVSADIVTNPHQSIFDAKLTKVIGNQVKVVSWYDNEWGYSNSLVALTQFVGEKL, from the coding sequence GTGACCATCCGCGTCGGTATCAACGGCTTCGGCCGGATCGGACGGAACTTCTACCGGGCTCTCGTGGAGTCGGGTGCGGACGTCGAGGTCGTCGGCGTCAACGACCTCACCGACAACAAGACGCTCGCGCACCTGCTGAAGTACGACACGGTTCTCGGTCGCTTCCCGAAGTCCGTCGACTTCGACGACGAGAACATCATCGTCGACGGCGTCAAGATCCGTGCGCTCGCCGAGCGCGACCCCGCCAACCTCCCCTGGGGCGAGCTGGGCGCGGACATCGTCATCGAGTCGACCGGCTTCTTCACGGACGCCACCAAGGCCAAGGCGCACATCGACGGCGGCGCGAAGAAGGTCATCATCTCCGCCCCGGCGAAGAACGAGGACGCCACGTTCGTCATGGGCGTGAACAACGACCAGTACGACCCGGCGTCGCACCACATCATCTCGAACGCCTCGTGCACCACGAACTGCCTGGCCCCGCTGGCCAAGGCGCTCAACGACTCGATCGGCATCGAGCGTGGCCTCATGACCACGATCCACGCCTACACGGGCGACCAGAACCTGCAGGACGGCCCGCACAAGGACCTGCGCCGTGCGCGTGCCGCCGCGATGAACATCGTCCCGACCTCGACCGGCGCCGCCAAGGCCGTCGCGCTCGTGCTGCCCGAGCTCAAGGGCAAGCTCGACGGCTTCGCGATGCGCGTCCCGGTCATCACCGGCTCGGCGACCGACCTCACCTTCGAGGCCCCGAAGGAGGTCACGGTCGAGGAGGTCAACGCCGCCGTCAAGGCCGCGGCCGAGGGCCCGCTCAAGGGCGTCCTCGAGTACGTCGAGGACGAGCTCGTGTCGGCGGACATCGTGACGAACCCGCACCAGAGCATCTTCGACGCCAAGCTCACCAAGGTGATCGGCAACCAGGTCAAGGTCGTCTCCTGGTACGACAACGAGTGGGGCTACTCCAACTCGCTCGTCGCGCTCACGCAGTTCGTGGGCGAGAAGCTCTGA
- a CDS encoding phosphoglycerate kinase: MKTIDSLGDLRGKRVLVRSDFNVPLDGTTITDDGRIRAALPTLRRLADAGARVVVTAHLGRPKGAPDPQYSLAPVAARLGELLGQDVALAEDLVGPSARATVDALADGQVALLENVRFDARETSKVDAEREELAGELAALADAFVSDGFGVVHRKQASVYDVAKVLPAAAGDLVLAEVNALSRATQDPERPYAVVLGGSKVSDKLGVIENLLTKADRLLVGGGMVFTFLAAQGHQVGSSLLEADQIDTVKGYLGTAEANGVEIVLPVDVVAADAFAADAPHRTVPADAIPEGTMGLDIGPESGELFASKLADARTIAWNGPMGVFEFDAFAAGTRAVAQGIVDATAAGAFSIVGGGDSAAAVRQLGFDEAGFSHISTGGGASLELLEGKELPGLTVLADENA; encoded by the coding sequence ATGAAGACCATCGACTCCCTCGGCGACCTGCGCGGCAAGCGCGTCCTCGTCCGCTCCGACTTCAACGTGCCGCTCGACGGCACGACCATCACCGACGACGGCCGGATCCGCGCCGCGCTGCCCACCCTGCGTCGCCTGGCCGACGCCGGCGCGCGCGTCGTCGTGACAGCCCACCTGGGCCGCCCCAAGGGCGCCCCGGACCCGCAGTACTCGCTGGCTCCCGTCGCGGCGCGCCTCGGCGAGCTGCTGGGCCAGGACGTCGCGCTCGCCGAGGACCTCGTCGGCCCGTCGGCCCGGGCCACGGTCGACGCGCTCGCCGACGGCCAGGTCGCGCTGCTCGAGAACGTCCGCTTCGACGCGCGCGAGACCTCGAAGGTCGACGCGGAGCGCGAGGAGCTCGCGGGCGAGCTCGCGGCGCTCGCCGACGCGTTCGTCTCCGACGGCTTCGGCGTCGTGCACCGCAAGCAGGCGTCGGTGTACGACGTCGCGAAGGTGCTCCCGGCGGCCGCCGGCGACCTGGTCCTCGCCGAGGTCAACGCCCTGTCGCGGGCCACGCAGGACCCGGAGCGCCCGTACGCCGTCGTGCTCGGCGGCTCGAAGGTCTCCGACAAGCTCGGCGTCATCGAGAACCTGCTGACCAAGGCGGACCGCCTCCTGGTGGGTGGCGGCATGGTCTTCACCTTCCTCGCGGCGCAGGGCCACCAGGTCGGCTCGTCGCTGCTCGAGGCCGACCAGATCGACACGGTCAAGGGCTACCTCGGCACCGCCGAGGCCAACGGCGTCGAGATCGTGCTGCCCGTCGACGTCGTCGCGGCCGACGCGTTCGCCGCCGACGCCCCGCACCGCACCGTGCCGGCCGACGCCATCCCCGAGGGCACCATGGGCCTGGACATCGGCCCGGAGTCGGGCGAGCTCTTCGCGAGCAAGCTCGCCGACGCCAGGACCATCGCGTGGAACGGGCCCATGGGCGTGTTCGAGTTCGACGCGTTCGCCGCGGGCACGCGCGCGGTCGCCCAGGGCATCGTCGACGCGACGGCGGCCGGCGCGTTCTCGATCGTCGGCGGCGGGGACTCGGCCGCGGCCGTGCGCCAGCTGGGCTTCGACGAGGCCGGCTTCTCGCACATCTCCACGGGCGGCGGCGCGAGCCTCGAGCTGCTCGAGGGCAAGGAGCTGCCGGGCCTGACGGTCCTGGCGGACGAGAACGCCTGA
- the tpiA gene encoding triose-phosphate isomerase — translation MAGNWKMNLDHTEAIATVQKLAWILKDAKHDYSAVEVAVLPPFTSLRSVQTLVDADKLEIRYGAQDLSQHTSGAYTGEISAPMLVRLGCTYVVVGHSERREYHAESDELVAAKVAVALEHGLAPILCVGEGLDVRKAGDQVSYTLAQLDAALAGVAQEKVSDVVVAYEPVWAIGTGEVATPEDAQEVCGAIRARLAELYDDETAGAVRVLYGGSVKSGNVAQIMAQPDVDGALVGGASLDPEEFARIVRYQAHVA, via the coding sequence ATGGCGGGCAACTGGAAGATGAACCTGGACCACACCGAGGCGATCGCCACGGTCCAGAAGCTCGCGTGGATTCTCAAGGACGCGAAGCACGACTACTCGGCGGTCGAGGTGGCGGTCCTGCCGCCCTTCACCAGCCTGCGCTCGGTGCAGACCCTGGTCGACGCGGACAAGCTCGAGATCCGCTACGGCGCCCAGGACCTGTCGCAGCACACCTCCGGGGCGTACACGGGCGAGATCTCGGCGCCGATGCTCGTGCGCCTCGGCTGCACGTACGTCGTGGTCGGCCACTCCGAGCGCCGCGAGTACCACGCCGAGAGCGACGAGCTCGTGGCCGCCAAGGTCGCCGTCGCGCTCGAGCACGGCCTCGCGCCGATCCTGTGCGTGGGCGAGGGCCTCGACGTCCGCAAGGCGGGCGACCAGGTCTCCTACACCCTCGCGCAGCTCGACGCGGCGCTCGCCGGCGTCGCGCAGGAGAAGGTGTCCGACGTCGTGGTCGCCTACGAGCCCGTGTGGGCCATCGGCACGGGCGAGGTCGCGACCCCCGAGGACGCGCAGGAGGTCTGCGGCGCGATCCGCGCCCGCCTGGCGGAGCTGTACGACGACGAGACCGCGGGCGCGGTGCGCGTGCTCTACGGCGGCTCGGTCAAGTCGGGCAACGTCGCGCAGATCATGGCGCAGCCCGACGTCGACGGCGCCCTCGTCGGCGGCGCGAGCCTCGACCCGGAGGAGTTCGCCCGCATCGTGCGGTACCAGGCGCACGTCGCCTGA